The proteins below come from a single Limnobaculum xujianqingii genomic window:
- the bcsB gene encoding cellulose biosynthesis cyclic di-GMP-binding regulatory protein BcsB, translating into MKSEVMFTGVAKRRWLGIVLLSLVGAAYAQTTDTPPVVDEDVQNNAAPAAPQAEPMPIVPGAPVRNDSLSFKTLAPEGSLVLRGVQSVAQMTFTVRSDEVVSQAALNLDYTVSPALLPLLSHIKVYLNDELMGVVPVNQDSPGKKGAINLPLDARYISDFNRIRLELVGHYKDVCEDPTHSSIWIDVSKSSSVALTYQGLEVNNDLSRFPEPFYDSRDFRPLNLPMIFNSAPDSEQQKAAAILASWFGVRAQWRGQNFPVLYNQLPESNGVVFATNDWRPDFLKDYPKVDAPTVEIISHPTNPYIKLLLVLGRDNKDLLTAVQGIAQGEPLFRGQSVTIDSVKQLLPRQPYDAPNWVRTDRPVRLAELTTYPEQLSVSGGRLPPIDLDMKLPPDLFLLRSQGIALNLKYRYTPPPYVDDSRLNVSLNNRFLQAFPLKPYESNKLQVLHIPLIQGLTSTDEEVMIPAFQLDGNNKLRFDFDFVSNIGASTTDVCRTMTPVKHEAVVDGDSTIDFSGYRHYLAMPALKTFAQSGFPFSRLADLSETLVVMPENPTAEQLTLLFNVLGQMGANIGYPALGVELSNKPETKQYADKDLLVLSSIPKDLDTRNQPEILIEQAKSQLNRPEKNNLELRTVDFDKPGTEPTPQANAVVSSDGPIGAITGFQSPYNEQRSVVALMASGDSGYQLLDEAWRDSGKRAAIAGSVSIVRNSGVNSIRVGDTYYVGYLPWWDKLWFKLSEHPVWLAVFAVFSVILVALMLWRGLRAVSRRRLNPGEDK; encoded by the coding sequence ATGAAATCTGAAGTGATGTTTACCGGTGTAGCGAAACGTCGCTGGCTGGGGATTGTTCTGCTGAGTCTGGTGGGGGCAGCTTATGCACAGACCACGGATACTCCGCCGGTCGTTGATGAGGATGTGCAAAACAACGCGGCGCCCGCAGCACCACAGGCAGAGCCGATGCCAATCGTACCGGGAGCACCGGTACGTAATGATTCACTCTCTTTTAAAACACTGGCACCGGAAGGTAGTCTGGTTTTAAGAGGCGTGCAGAGCGTAGCACAAATGACATTTACCGTACGCAGTGACGAAGTGGTATCTCAGGCTGCACTGAATCTGGACTATACCGTTTCGCCTGCGTTATTACCGCTGCTTTCCCATATTAAAGTCTATCTGAATGATGAACTGATGGGGGTTGTACCGGTAAATCAGGACTCTCCGGGGAAAAAGGGTGCTATTAATCTGCCGCTGGATGCCCGTTATATTAGCGATTTTAACCGCATTCGTCTGGAGTTGGTGGGGCACTATAAAGATGTCTGTGAAGACCCAACCCATAGCAGTATCTGGATTGATGTAAGTAAAAGCAGTTCGGTGGCGCTGACCTATCAGGGACTGGAAGTGAATAACGATCTCTCCCGTTTCCCTGAACCTTTCTATGACAGCCGGGATTTCCGTCCGTTAAATTTACCCATGATATTCAATTCGGCGCCGGATAGTGAACAGCAAAAAGCGGCAGCGATTCTGGCTTCCTGGTTTGGTGTAAGAGCACAATGGCGGGGGCAGAACTTCCCGGTATTGTATAACCAACTACCAGAGAGCAACGGTGTAGTTTTTGCCACCAATGACTGGCGCCCGGATTTCCTGAAAGATTATCCGAAAGTTGATGCGCCAACCGTTGAAATAATATCTCACCCGACCAATCCGTATATCAAATTATTGCTGGTGCTGGGTCGTGACAACAAAGATTTGCTGACTGCAGTACAGGGAATTGCTCAGGGAGAACCGCTATTCCGTGGTCAGAGCGTGACCATTGATAGTGTGAAACAGCTGCTACCTCGCCAGCCTTATGATGCGCCTAATTGGGTGAGAACCGATCGTCCGGTACGATTGGCTGAACTGACCACTTACCCGGAACAACTCAGCGTTTCCGGTGGGCGTTTGCCGCCGATCGATCTGGATATGAAGCTACCGCCAGATTTGTTCTTACTGCGTAGTCAGGGTATTGCGCTAAATCTTAAGTATCGCTATACGCCGCCTCCTTATGTTGATGACTCTCGTTTAAATGTCAGTCTTAACAATCGTTTTTTACAGGCGTTTCCACTGAAGCCTTATGAATCGAATAAATTGCAGGTGCTGCATATTCCTTTGATTCAGGGGTTAACCAGTACAGATGAAGAAGTGATGATTCCGGCTTTCCAACTGGACGGAAATAACAAACTGCGTTTCGATTTTGATTTCGTTTCTAATATTGGTGCCAGCACTACCGATGTATGTCGCACCATGACGCCGGTAAAACATGAAGCAGTCGTTGATGGTGACTCAACCATCGATTTTTCTGGCTATCGCCACTATTTGGCAATGCCAGCATTGAAAACCTTTGCTCAGTCAGGTTTCCCGTTTAGTCGTCTGGCAGATTTATCGGAAACATTAGTGGTGATGCCAGAAAACCCAACCGCCGAGCAATTAACGTTACTGTTTAACGTGCTGGGCCAGATGGGAGCCAATATTGGCTATCCGGCACTGGGGGTTGAACTAAGCAATAAGCCAGAAACGAAACAGTATGCGGATAAAGATCTGCTGGTGTTAAGCAGCATTCCAAAAGATTTAGATACCCGAAATCAACCAGAAATACTGATTGAGCAGGCAAAGAGCCAGCTTAACCGCCCGGAAAAAAATAATCTGGAACTGCGTACTGTTGATTTCGATAAGCCAGGTACAGAACCAACACCGCAGGCTAATGCCGTGGTGTCATCCGATGGGCCGATTGGTGCCATTACCGGTTTCCAGTCTCCCTATAATGAGCAGCGCAGTGTGGTTGCCCTGATGGCCAGTGGTGACAGCGGTTACCAATTACTGGATGAAGCCTGGCGCGACAGTGGCAAACGGGCGGCAATAGCCGGATCGGTTTCCATTGTGCGTAATTCCGGCGTTAATAGTATTCGGGTTGGTGATACCTACTATGTTGGCTATCTGCCTTGGTGGGATAAATTGTGGTTTAAGTTATCTGAACATCCGGTGTGGCTGGCAGTATTTGCCGTTTTCAGCGTGATTCTGGTGGCATTAATGCTCTGGCGTGGGCTGCGTGCGGTAAGTCGTCGTCGCTTGAATCCGGGTGAAGATAAATAA
- the bcsA gene encoding UDP-forming cellulose synthase catalytic subunit has product MHPFRSLFSLFIPAAPMSRLVARYNGYRQQQTSAITAFLYCVGYAALWTVFCLESPAWQRVREQHNQLFPQVSDARPRLADILRYLVQSLWLIVIRQQSAPSFLFLRRGWQEFRQWLSVRHQQVNSWLHSLPEYVRVNQLEHRSEQRLKNLSPVLRRTVFIICSLLAGILAVICISQPFDLFAQFIFVLLLWGIAMVMRRIPGRFASLMMIVLSLTISSRYIWWRYTSTLNWDDPVSLVCGLLLLAAETYAWIVLVLGFFQAVWPLHRKPVPLPEDLSSWPSVDIMVPTYNEGLNVVKPTIYAALGIDWPEDKRTIYILDDGNRPEFRAFAEEVGVKYIARPTHEHAKAGNINNALKQATSDFVAIFDCDHVPTRSFLQLTMGWFFKDKKLGMIQTPHHFFSPDPFERNLGSFRKMPNEGNLFYGLLQDGNDTWDATFFCGSCAIMRRTALDEVGGIAVETVTEDAHTSLRLHRAGYTSAYIRIPLAAGLATETLSAHISQRIRWARGMVQIFRLDNPLLGKGLKLAQRLCYANAMLHFLSGIPRLIFLTAPLAFLYFHAYIIYAPALAIALYVLPHMIHASLTNSRIQGRFRHSFWSEIYETVLAWYIARPTTVALFNPHKGKFNVTAKGGLVEESHLDWIISRPYFLLVLLNAAGLLAAGWRMYYGPANEIPTVLVSAIWVIYNLIILGGAIAVSIEAKQIRNSPRIQIAMPAAIAREDGHLFPCTLRDYSDAGVGIEMKSPELVAKGDKLTLMLTRGNREYAFPCQVMRSFNETVGVQLQLTTTQQHIDFMQCTFARADTWALWQESVPEDKPMSSMRDVLMLGLHGYQRMLEYSPPFLYSILGRMASVIVWLISFLPRRVNQPKTEVATV; this is encoded by the coding sequence ATGCATCCATTCAGGTCTCTGTTCAGCTTATTCATTCCTGCGGCACCAATGAGTCGGTTGGTTGCTCGTTATAATGGCTATCGTCAACAGCAGACTTCCGCTATCACGGCATTTTTGTATTGCGTTGGTTATGCTGCTTTATGGACAGTGTTCTGTCTGGAATCTCCAGCCTGGCAGCGGGTCAGAGAACAACACAATCAATTATTTCCTCAGGTTTCTGATGCTCGCCCTCGTTTGGCAGATATTTTACGTTATTTGGTACAGAGCCTGTGGCTGATTGTTATTCGCCAGCAGAGTGCCCCTTCGTTTTTATTTTTACGCCGTGGATGGCAAGAATTCAGACAGTGGCTGAGCGTAAGGCATCAGCAGGTAAACAGCTGGCTGCATAGCTTACCAGAGTATGTCAGAGTCAATCAGTTGGAACATCGCTCAGAGCAGCGGTTAAAAAATCTTAGCCCGGTATTAAGGCGTACGGTATTTATCATTTGTAGCCTGTTGGCGGGCATACTGGCGGTTATCTGTATTTCTCAACCGTTCGATCTGTTTGCTCAGTTTATCTTTGTTTTACTGCTGTGGGGCATTGCCATGGTGATGCGCCGTATTCCAGGCCGCTTTGCCTCTTTGATGATGATTGTGCTGTCTCTGACGATTTCATCTCGCTATATCTGGTGGCGATATACCTCTACCCTTAACTGGGATGACCCGGTGAGTCTGGTTTGTGGATTGCTGTTACTGGCAGCAGAAACCTATGCCTGGATTGTGCTGGTGTTAGGCTTCTTTCAGGCAGTGTGGCCGCTGCATCGTAAACCGGTACCATTGCCGGAAGATCTCTCTTCCTGGCCCAGCGTCGATATTATGGTACCTACCTATAACGAAGGGTTGAATGTAGTAAAACCCACGATTTATGCCGCTCTGGGAATCGACTGGCCGGAAGATAAGCGAACCATCTATATTCTGGACGATGGTAATCGACCAGAATTTCGGGCATTTGCTGAAGAGGTGGGTGTGAAATATATTGCTCGCCCAACCCATGAGCACGCAAAAGCCGGTAATATCAATAATGCTCTTAAGCAGGCTACCAGCGACTTTGTTGCTATTTTTGACTGCGACCATGTTCCGACGCGCTCTTTTCTGCAACTGACGATGGGCTGGTTTTTTAAAGATAAAAAGCTGGGAATGATACAGACTCCCCACCACTTTTTCTCGCCGGACCCTTTTGAACGTAATCTGGGTTCTTTTCGTAAAATGCCAAACGAAGGTAATCTGTTTTATGGATTGCTTCAGGATGGTAACGATACCTGGGATGCGACCTTCTTCTGCGGTTCCTGTGCCATTATGCGCAGAACTGCGTTAGATGAAGTGGGCGGTATTGCGGTTGAAACGGTGACGGAAGATGCTCACACCTCGTTACGCCTGCATCGTGCTGGTTATACCTCTGCCTATATTCGTATTCCACTGGCGGCAGGATTAGCTACCGAAACGCTGTCAGCCCATATTAGCCAGCGTATCCGCTGGGCACGCGGCATGGTACAAATCTTCAGGTTGGATAATCCACTGCTAGGCAAAGGGTTAAAACTGGCCCAACGCCTGTGTTATGCCAATGCGATGTTGCATTTTCTGTCGGGTATTCCGCGACTGATATTTTTAACTGCACCATTAGCATTCCTCTATTTCCACGCCTATATCATTTATGCACCGGCGTTGGCGATAGCGCTATATGTCTTGCCTCATATGATTCACGCCAGCCTGACCAACTCCCGTATTCAGGGAAGATTTCGTCACTCATTCTGGAGTGAGATTTATGAAACCGTACTGGCCTGGTATATCGCCCGTCCAACGACGGTTGCGTTATTCAACCCCCATAAAGGCAAATTTAACGTAACCGCTAAAGGAGGGCTGGTGGAAGAGAGCCATCTGGACTGGATTATCTCTCGCCCCTATTTCTTGCTGGTGCTGCTCAATGCTGCGGGCCTGTTGGCCGCAGGATGGCGAATGTATTACGGACCAGCGAATGAGATCCCTACGGTGTTGGTCAGTGCGATATGGGTTATCTATAACCTGATTATTCTGGGGGGCGCCATCGCAGTTTCTATTGAGGCCAAGCAAATCAGAAATTCACCCCGTATCCAAATTGCTATGCCGGCCGCGATTGCCCGTGAAGATGGTCATCTGTTCCCTTGTACATTGCGGGACTACTCTGATGCCGGGGTAGGGATAGAGATGAAATCACCTGAACTGGTGGCTAAGGGCGACAAACTTACTCTGATGTTAACTCGGGGTAATCGCGAGTATGCCTTCCCCTGTCAGGTGATGCGCTCATTCAATGAGACCGTTGGTGTTCAGCTTCAACTGACCACTACGCAACAACATATTGATTTTATGCAATGTACTTTTGCCCGGGCAGACACCTGGGCGTTATGGCAAGAAAGCGTGCCGGAAGATAAACCGATGAGCAGCATGCGTGATGTGCTGATGCTGGGCTTACACGGTTACCAGCGGATGCTGGAATACTCACCTCCATTTTTATATTCCATTTTGGGGCGTATGGCGTCGGTTATTGTTTGGTTAATTTCGTTTTTACCTCGGCGGGTTAATCAGCCCAAAACAGAAGTGGCAACAGTATGA
- the bcsQ gene encoding cellulose biosynthesis protein BcsQ has protein sequence MTILAIQGIRGGSGATAVCASLAWALAQTGQSVLVVDFSINNLLRLHFNHAWDSKEGWASALKLQQSSPPIISCAPGIDYLPFGFAEKETYSLIDEGLFNQKEHQPDKLPGFLAFLSSNDYQWIIIDCSSTLSSLNELSNSLADINLILLNPDVEYHVLLKQKTFPLNSYFLINGFLPTSLIQQDVSHIWQQSLSNLVPVILHRDEAMAESLAVKKTSGEYQPGSLIAQDIHQLALWCQHLDKQGA, from the coding sequence GTGACCATTCTGGCAATACAGGGGATTCGCGGTGGCAGTGGGGCTACTGCGGTTTGTGCTTCGCTGGCCTGGGCGCTTGCTCAAACAGGGCAGTCCGTGCTGGTGGTTGATTTCAGTATCAATAATTTACTGCGCCTGCATTTTAATCATGCCTGGGATAGCAAAGAAGGCTGGGCTTCTGCGCTTAAATTACAGCAATCTTCTCCGCCGATTATTTCCTGTGCACCCGGAATTGATTATCTGCCTTTTGGTTTTGCTGAAAAAGAAACATATTCCCTGATAGATGAAGGGTTATTTAATCAAAAAGAACATCAACCAGATAAATTACCTGGATTTTTAGCCTTTCTTTCATCGAATGATTATCAATGGATAATTATTGATTGTTCTTCCACGCTTTCGTCTTTAAATGAATTATCCAATTCGTTGGCAGATATTAACCTGATTCTGTTAAATCCGGATGTGGAGTACCACGTTTTACTGAAGCAAAAAACATTTCCGCTGAATAGTTATTTTCTGATTAATGGCTTTTTACCAACAAGTTTAATACAGCAAGATGTCAGCCATATCTGGCAACAGAGCTTATCAAATTTGGTCCCTGTGATTTTACACCGGGATGAGGCTATGGCTGAATCGCTGGCGGTCAAGAAAACATCAGGAGAGTATCAGCCCGGTAGCCTGATCGCTCAGGATATTCATCAACTGGCATTGTGGTGCCAGCACCTTGATAAACAAGGGGCCTGA
- the bcsR gene encoding cellulose biosynthesis protein BcsR — protein sequence MNDDVTGTHWNLRQGRKTEIENRLPGQAVAKEYQNDIAAVMTAYHLTSLEYQDLSHQGALQEAYLRWPLLSEILSESNSDKVGL from the coding sequence ATGAACGATGATGTCACAGGAACCCACTGGAACCTGAGGCAAGGACGCAAAACAGAAATAGAAAATCGGCTGCCCGGACAAGCGGTGGCAAAAGAGTATCAAAATGATATTGCTGCGGTGATGACGGCTTATCATCTCACTTCGCTGGAATATCAGGATCTTTCTCATCAGGGCGCACTGCAGGAAGCCTATTTGCGTTGGCCGTTGCTGTCAGAAATATTATCTGAGTCAAACTCAGATAAGGTTGGGTTGTGA